The Chitinophaga sp. Cy-1792 genome contains the following window.
CCAATACCCGCTCCCAGATTGCGATTGGTCGCGTAGGTGCTGTGAAAACAGGAGAAGAGATGATCAATTATTACGGCGAAGCACCCAAATTTAATTTTATATATACCATCAATAAAACTGACTGGAAGCATGAATGATGTAGCGCTGCATATCCAGGAAATACTGGAACGTATTGAAAAGGCATGCATTGCCGGCAACCGGAGTAAAGACAGTGTACGGCTGCTGCTGGCCACTAAAACAGTAGCGCCGGAACGTATTAAACTGGCGCTGGAAGCAGGACAAACACTGATTGCAGAAAATAAAGTGCAGGAGTTAAAAGAGAAATACGAAGCGTTGAAAGACGTGCCGCATGAAAATCATTTCATTGGACATCTGCAAACCAATAAAGTAAAGGATATCCTGAAATATGAAGTACAATGTGTGCAGTCGCTGGATCGTATTGAGCTGGCAGAGAAGCTGCACCAGCGGCTCAGTACCGAAGGCCGCCACCTGGATGTGCTGTTGCAGGTCAATACTTCCGGAGAGGAAAGTAAATTCGGTGTACACCCTGATCAGGCACTTGCGCTGGCGAAAGCTGTGGCTGCATTTTCTACCTTACGTATCAAAGGTTTGATGACGATTGGTTTGCTGAGTGCAGATGCGGTGCAGGTAAGAAAATGTTTTCAGCTGTTACGGACAGTACAGGGAGAAATCGCTGCTGCGGCTATTCCTGGGGTGGAAATGAAGGAGTTGTCTATGGGTATGAGTGGCGATATGGATATTGCTATTGAAGAAGGTGCAACGATAGTGCGTGTGGGTACGGCTATCTTTGGCAAGCGTCCTACGCCGGACAGCTTTTACTGGAATGAAAATGCGTAGATAAAATATTTAATAGCTATACAGGAAAGGGCTGTCTCTATTTCTAGAGACGGCCCTCGTTATTAGTGTATAAAGATAGGGTTTCAGTCTTTTAGGTTTAGCCATGCAGCCACTGCCTGGTAATTGCTGAGGTCAACGGACGACTGTCGCGCATTGGACGCTACAGTTCCTGAAACGATGAGGATCTTCACCTGCATATCCGTTACCGTTGCATTATAAATGTTTGGTGGCGCCACGGA
Protein-coding sequences here:
- a CDS encoding YggS family pyridoxal phosphate-dependent enzyme, with protein sequence MNDVALHIQEILERIEKACIAGNRSKDSVRLLLATKTVAPERIKLALEAGQTLIAENKVQELKEKYEALKDVPHENHFIGHLQTNKVKDILKYEVQCVQSLDRIELAEKLHQRLSTEGRHLDVLLQVNTSGEESKFGVHPDQALALAKAVAAFSTLRIKGLMTIGLLSADAVQVRKCFQLLRTVQGEIAAAAIPGVEMKELSMGMSGDMDIAIEEGATIVRVGTAIFGKRPTPDSFYWNENA